In Coriobacteriaceae bacterium, a single window of DNA contains:
- a CDS encoding family 43 glycosylhydrolase has protein sequence MRKVPTNNQHLFYQPKDVWVGDVMPFGKDGTFYLYHQRDTRDPAPLAEGQPFGWSLATTQDFVTYQEHGTAIPHGGEDDQDQFIYAGTVYEAKGEVRAFYTGFNRNYLREGKTSQVLMQAKACSDDYATWKKTGVAVELTPQPGYDGRNWRDPFVIWDDDRKEYLLVLGTRKGDDPSKTLQTGRLVHFTSKDLEHWQFKGDFWAPGLYTMFEMPDIFKIGDWWYLVYSEYSDENKIVYRMSRDLYGPWEKPRDDAFDGRAYYAGRTAFDGSRRILSGWVPTRENDDDRANWLWGGSFMPHEVYQRPNGTLGVRPPQSIKDAFECPDAVPDIELRGDHERTECVITENAGEIFCFEADVTFRDACDFSIRAYKNLETDESYEYRFDLDANRLSFDKSPCYKWFRVMDKGLWRPVWLESGRSYHLQLIVDDNILVLYLDGTALTTRVCEKFGHSLAVTVTNGELKLSNIALAKGLREQEK, from the coding sequence ATGCGCAAAGTCCCGACCAATAACCAGCACCTGTTCTACCAACCGAAGGACGTGTGGGTGGGAGACGTCATGCCCTTCGGCAAGGACGGCACGTTCTATCTATACCACCAGCGTGACACGCGCGACCCCGCTCCGCTTGCCGAAGGACAGCCCTTTGGGTGGTCGCTCGCGACCACCCAGGACTTCGTGACGTACCAGGAACACGGAACGGCGATCCCCCACGGCGGAGAAGACGACCAAGACCAGTTCATCTACGCCGGAACCGTTTACGAGGCAAAAGGGGAGGTACGCGCTTTCTATACCGGGTTTAACCGCAACTACCTGCGAGAAGGCAAAACGTCCCAGGTGCTCATGCAGGCGAAGGCCTGCTCGGATGATTATGCGACGTGGAAAAAGACGGGCGTTGCAGTAGAGCTCACGCCTCAGCCAGGATACGATGGGCGCAACTGGCGCGACCCTTTCGTAATATGGGATGACGACCGGAAGGAATACCTCCTCGTACTGGGCACGCGTAAGGGAGACGACCCCTCCAAAACCCTCCAAACTGGCAGGCTCGTTCACTTTACGTCGAAGGACCTCGAGCACTGGCAGTTCAAGGGCGACTTCTGGGCCCCCGGCCTCTACACCATGTTCGAAATGCCAGACATTTTTAAAATTGGCGATTGGTGGTACCTGGTCTACTCTGAGTACAGCGACGAGAACAAGATCGTCTACCGCATGAGCCGCGATCTCTACGGTCCGTGGGAGAAGCCGAGAGATGACGCCTTCGACGGGAGGGCGTATTACGCCGGACGGACCGCCTTCGACGGATCGCGCAGGATTCTGTCCGGCTGGGTCCCCACGCGCGAGAACGACGATGACCGGGCCAACTGGCTTTGGGGTGGCTCGTTTATGCCCCATGAGGTGTACCAGCGCCCCAATGGCACCCTCGGCGTTCGCCCTCCCCAAAGCATAAAGGATGCGTTCGAGTGCCCTGATGCCGTCCCGGATATCGAGCTTCGCGGAGACCACGAACGAACGGAGTGCGTAATCACCGAAAACGCAGGCGAGATCTTCTGCTTCGAGGCAGACGTGACGTTCAGGGACGCTTGCGACTTCTCAATTCGAGCCTACAAGAATCTCGAGACCGACGAGTCGTACGAATACCGCTTCGACCTCGACGCGAATCGGCTCTCGTTCGACAAGAGCCCCTGTTACAAGTGGTTCCGCGTAATGGATAAGGGGCTTTGGAGGCCAGTCTGGCTCGAGTCCGGGCGTTCTTACCACCTGCAGCTCATCGTTGACGACAACATCCTCGTCCTCTACCTCGACGGTACCGCACTCACGACACGCGTCTGCGAGAAGTTCGGCCACTCGCTTGCTGTTACGGTAACGAATGGCGAACTCAAACTGTCCAACATAGCCTTGGCGAAGGGGCTGCGCGAACAGGAAAAGTAA
- a CDS encoding sigma 54-interacting transcriptional regulator, giving the protein MNIPETQKDLLAYLDRITRELGSTRGGRIQNRLDHFTTASITDSLAISRSLASQYLNELVRAGLVVKAGARPVCYFHRRSLERFFQSRIERSTYPSVEQLFATLGNGERLDFDRAIGHELSLAPCISQLCAALKYPPAGLPILLCGASGTGKGLLAELALEYGKNVGVLQQEAKLVSIDCSHYADDARALTHDLCADGGPADRASGGIVYLKDVDALSPAAQDALLEWASAQAGAIVPAPAVRLIFATSNEADSTECRSLTRRIPMSAQVPSLRERTQEEREELTLHFLKEEGRRIGRDILISRGAFRALAGTNFEENVRGLRDCITNCCAEAYLDTKGESLEIRTYQLPSAILAGSALERSENDMQLIDTTRSIQSQADDRARHVLDAMLEPYESYREGTLDGGACSAQLVERARDLEDYLAFGQNPGRSKSDAYEQIADSVVTSVNELYSIDLSRKSSHLIAQGICLQLWPPASLSRWKSSHASELSGMRGVVAQRNRFAVTVCACIADELKATLGIALDDLTCLLVLAHAALALDPSKRRRSVGIVLSHGYSTATSIADAANRILDTRVFEAIDMPYDQKVTDVAVPLQQIIDRFSYADEVVILVDMGSLQDIYKSLESTSGMTLGIINNASTGLAVEVGAGLIAGRSVREVLDDAAAACTCNYHIVARNARPDAIVFCSEGGLDAAARIRDLVAQSLPGESPARLVAVDWRQLANNGSEDAAFSQYNVRSVIGTDNPHADGVPFISLEELIAGEGTAQIDRAFARLLDADSLRTFHQNLVKNMTLRNVVESITILNPNKLFGEIESAAERLQQLTGDVIGARVSMGLYVHLCCLVERLVTRSPIENYADEQRFANEHNDFVEAFRTSFSDISAHYHVEVPVTEIAYAYDYINSRHAPRRQATPNDGPAAQQDE; this is encoded by the coding sequence ATGAACATCCCCGAGACACAGAAAGACCTGCTTGCCTACCTCGATCGCATCACGCGCGAGCTTGGCAGCACGCGGGGCGGGCGCATCCAGAACCGTCTCGACCACTTCACCACGGCATCTATAACCGACTCGCTCGCCATCTCGCGCAGCCTGGCAAGTCAGTATCTCAACGAGCTCGTGCGCGCTGGCCTCGTGGTGAAAGCAGGGGCACGACCGGTGTGCTACTTCCACCGCCGCTCCCTCGAACGCTTCTTCCAGTCTCGCATTGAGCGTAGCACCTACCCTTCGGTCGAGCAGCTCTTCGCCACGCTCGGAAACGGCGAGCGACTCGACTTCGACCGCGCAATCGGTCACGAGCTGAGCCTTGCGCCCTGCATCAGCCAGCTCTGCGCCGCGCTCAAGTACCCGCCAGCTGGCCTGCCCATCCTGCTCTGTGGCGCCTCGGGAACCGGCAAGGGTCTACTCGCCGAACTTGCCCTCGAATACGGCAAGAACGTCGGCGTCCTGCAGCAGGAAGCCAAGCTTGTGAGCATCGACTGCTCGCATTACGCAGACGATGCCCGCGCGCTCACTCACGACCTGTGCGCAGATGGCGGGCCTGCAGATCGGGCGAGCGGCGGCATCGTTTATCTCAAGGACGTCGACGCCCTCTCACCCGCTGCCCAGGACGCGCTCTTGGAGTGGGCCTCCGCACAGGCGGGCGCCATTGTGCCAGCCCCTGCTGTGCGCCTTATCTTTGCCACCTCAAACGAGGCAGACAGTACCGAGTGCCGCAGCCTCACGCGTCGCATCCCCATGTCCGCCCAGGTGCCGTCTCTGCGCGAGCGCACCCAGGAGGAGCGTGAGGAACTGACTCTCCACTTCCTCAAGGAGGAGGGCCGACGCATAGGACGCGACATCCTCATAAGTCGCGGAGCCTTCCGAGCCCTCGCCGGCACCAACTTCGAGGAGAACGTACGCGGCCTGCGCGACTGCATCACCAACTGTTGCGCCGAGGCCTATCTAGACACGAAGGGTGAAAGCCTGGAGATTCGCACCTACCAGCTTCCCTCCGCAATCCTTGCCGGCTCCGCACTCGAGCGCAGCGAGAACGACATGCAGCTCATCGACACCACCCGGAGCATCCAAAGCCAGGCGGACGACCGCGCACGGCATGTACTCGACGCCATGCTGGAGCCATACGAGAGCTATCGCGAAGGCACGCTTGATGGGGGCGCGTGCAGCGCTCAGCTGGTGGAGCGAGCCCGCGACCTCGAGGACTACCTGGCGTTCGGGCAAAACCCGGGCCGCTCGAAGTCCGACGCATACGAGCAGATCGCCGACAGCGTCGTCACTTCCGTGAACGAACTCTACTCGATCGATTTGTCCCGAAAGAGCTCGCATCTAATCGCCCAGGGCATCTGCCTCCAGCTGTGGCCGCCCGCAAGCCTCTCGCGTTGGAAGAGCTCCCATGCAAGCGAGCTTTCCGGCATGCGCGGCGTCGTGGCCCAGCGCAACCGCTTTGCCGTTACTGTCTGCGCCTGCATCGCTGATGAACTCAAGGCCACGCTCGGCATCGCACTCGACGATCTCACGTGTCTGCTCGTCCTTGCGCATGCGGCACTCGCACTCGACCCGTCTAAGCGTCGTCGGAGCGTCGGTATCGTCCTCAGTCATGGCTACTCGACCGCCACGAGCATCGCCGACGCCGCCAATCGGATTCTTGACACGAGGGTCTTCGAGGCCATCGACATGCCCTACGACCAGAAGGTTACGGACGTCGCTGTTCCTCTTCAGCAAATCATCGACCGCTTCTCCTACGCAGACGAGGTCGTCATCCTCGTGGACATGGGATCGCTCCAGGATATTTATAAGAGTCTGGAATCCACCTCCGGCATGACGCTCGGCATCATAAACAACGCCTCTACCGGCCTTGCGGTGGAGGTTGGCGCCGGACTTATCGCGGGTCGCTCCGTGCGAGAGGTTCTCGACGATGCTGCGGCAGCTTGCACCTGTAATTATCACATCGTGGCGCGCAACGCCCGACCGGACGCGATTGTCTTCTGCTCCGAAGGCGGACTTGACGCAGCTGCGCGGATCCGCGATCTCGTGGCGCAGAGCCTGCCTGGCGAGTCCCCCGCGCGGCTTGTCGCCGTTGACTGGCGGCAGCTCGCCAATAACGGATCTGAGGATGCCGCCTTCTCCCAGTACAACGTGCGCTCGGTCATCGGCACGGACAATCCGCACGCCGACGGAGTCCCGTTCATTTCGCTCGAGGAACTCATCGCCGGCGAAGGAACGGCCCAGATAGACCGCGCCTTCGCACGCTTGCTCGACGCGGACAGCTTGCGCACGTTCCACCAGAATCTCGTCAAGAACATGACCCTCAGGAACGTGGTCGAGTCCATCACAATCCTTAACCCCAACAAGCTCTTCGGCGAAATCGAGAGTGCCGCAGAGCGGCTCCAGCAGCTCACCGGAGACGTGATTGGCGCTCGTGTGAGCATGGGGCTCTACGTGCACCTGTGTTGTCTCGTGGAGCGCCTCGTGACCAGAAGCCCCATCGAGAACTACGCAGACGAGCAGCGCTTCGCCAATGAACACAACGATTTCGTCGAGGCATTCCGCACGAGCTTCTCTGACATTTCCGCCCATTACCACGTGGAGGTCCCCGTCACGGAGATCGCCTACGCATACGACTACATCAATTCCCGGCATGCCCCGCGCAGGCAGGCCACGCCGAACGATGGGCCCGCGGCTCAGCAGGACGAGTGA
- a CDS encoding GntR family transcriptional regulator: MDAHLDGGSSAPLYQQVLDLLKSDIEQGTYPVDSQIPTELELSKMYGVGRVTVRRAIEELVGEGYLTKRQGRGTFVTATKIIRKVHQKDDVQSFTQACAENGMKAGARVVARKTVAADRDLASFFGLDEGSDLILVSRVRTADGVPVLFENNYYPVDGFEFLKDIGLSNCSIFEAVGERTGRYPCSSDPCRLEIARAGIDAARELKVPVGEPLFFMNAGFLDSNGERFCYGRQYYVGSRYSFDI; the protein is encoded by the coding sequence GTGGATGCGCATCTGGATGGGGGCTCTTCCGCCCCGCTGTATCAACAGGTGCTCGATTTGCTTAAGAGCGATATCGAACAGGGGACATATCCCGTTGACTCGCAGATTCCAACGGAACTTGAGCTTTCTAAGATGTACGGCGTGGGAAGGGTCACGGTTCGCCGCGCAATAGAGGAGCTTGTGGGCGAGGGGTATCTCACCAAGCGGCAGGGGCGTGGTACGTTTGTGACCGCGACAAAGATAATTCGCAAGGTGCATCAGAAGGACGATGTTCAGAGTTTTACCCAAGCATGCGCTGAAAACGGCATGAAGGCGGGCGCTCGCGTCGTTGCCCGCAAGACCGTTGCCGCCGATCGCGACCTCGCTTCTTTCTTTGGCTTGGATGAAGGCTCTGACCTCATCTTGGTCTCACGCGTGCGTACCGCAGACGGCGTGCCGGTCCTGTTCGAGAACAACTACTATCCTGTCGATGGATTCGAATTTCTCAAAGATATCGGTCTCTCCAATTGTTCGATATTCGAGGCCGTGGGGGAGCGTACGGGTAGGTATCCCTGCTCGTCCGATCCCTGCAGGCTGGAGATCGCCCGTGCGGGAATTGATGCCGCCCGCGAGCTCAAGGTCCCAGTAGGGGAGCCGCTGTTCTTCATGAACGCGGGCTTTCTCGATTCCAACGGAGAGCGCTTCTGCTATGGCAGACAGTACTACGTGGGTTCGCGCTACAGCTTCGATATCTAG
- a CDS encoding YfcC family protein, whose amino-acid sequence MPDAKQEKPKRRFHLQLPHVYTIAFMLIVFFAVLTWIVPSGQFDRQTIQTAAGEREVAVAGTYQEVDKVYTDSETGETVDLRQGIDAVLQAPAKGIQAAADVVAFVLLIGGSFAIVTKTNALNAGMSRVIKKLKNKDILIIPISMILLSICGTTFGMSEEALPFYAIFIPIMLSIGYDSMTAFIICFLGPNLGYCASTIDPFNVLIAQGVIGIEGNPQLWLRAILWVIFTAAGIFWAMRYARRVKLDPKSSITYEDDKQKRIEFSVTDASIEEEFTLRHKLVLIDFAVGMGVIVWGLVTQGWYMDEISMVFLAMGLLAGILGGLDEKTIAEEFVRGIADFAYAACIIGIARGILVVAEGGMIIDSILNWLVGLLAGAPSFIYTTFMYIVLGLLSLLVPSSSGLAALTMPVMGPLTELMGLNPGAAVTALQFANQTVNTISPVAGMTVAGLAVAKISFGQWWKTIWKFFIFMVLFGLVATVISGLLPM is encoded by the coding sequence ATGCCGGATGCCAAACAGGAGAAGCCCAAGCGCAGATTCCATCTCCAGCTTCCCCATGTGTACACCATCGCGTTCATGCTGATCGTGTTCTTCGCGGTGCTCACATGGATCGTCCCATCGGGTCAGTTCGACCGCCAGACCATTCAGACGGCCGCGGGCGAGCGAGAAGTCGCCGTAGCCGGAACGTACCAAGAGGTCGACAAGGTCTACACCGATTCGGAGACGGGGGAGACCGTCGATCTGCGACAGGGCATCGATGCCGTCCTGCAGGCTCCCGCCAAGGGCATTCAGGCTGCGGCCGATGTCGTCGCGTTCGTCCTGCTGATCGGCGGATCGTTCGCCATCGTCACCAAGACCAACGCCCTAAACGCCGGCATGAGCCGCGTGATCAAGAAGCTGAAGAACAAGGACATCTTGATCATCCCCATCTCCATGATCCTGCTCTCGATCTGCGGCACCACGTTCGGCATGTCCGAGGAGGCGCTGCCGTTCTACGCGATCTTCATCCCCATCATGCTGAGCATCGGGTATGACTCCATGACCGCGTTCATCATCTGCTTCCTCGGCCCCAACCTTGGTTACTGCGCATCCACTATTGATCCTTTCAACGTGCTGATCGCCCAGGGCGTTATCGGCATCGAGGGAAATCCCCAGCTTTGGCTCCGCGCCATCCTGTGGGTCATCTTCACCGCCGCGGGCATTTTCTGGGCCATGCGCTACGCGCGCCGCGTCAAGCTCGATCCCAAGTCCTCCATCACCTATGAGGACGATAAGCAGAAGCGCATCGAGTTCTCTGTCACCGATGCCTCTATCGAAGAGGAGTTCACGCTTCGCCACAAGCTCGTCCTCATTGATTTCGCGGTCGGCATGGGCGTTATCGTGTGGGGCCTCGTTACCCAGGGCTGGTATATGGACGAGATCTCCATGGTGTTCCTGGCCATGGGCCTTCTTGCCGGCATACTCGGCGGCCTGGACGAGAAGACCATTGCGGAGGAGTTCGTCCGCGGAATCGCCGACTTCGCCTACGCAGCCTGCATCATCGGCATCGCCCGCGGCATCCTGGTCGTCGCAGAGGGCGGAATGATCATCGACTCTATTCTTAACTGGCTCGTCGGACTCCTTGCGGGCGCTCCGTCCTTCATCTATACCACCTTCATGTACATCGTCCTCGGCCTGCTTTCGCTGCTGGTTCCTTCCAGCTCCGGCCTCGCTGCACTCACCATGCCCGTCATGGGCCCGCTGACCGAGCTTATGGGCCTCAATCCCGGGGCTGCCGTCACCGCTCTGCAGTTCGCGAACCAGACCGTCAACACCATCAGCCCCGTTGCGGGCATGACCGTCGCGGGTCTTGCCGTGGCGAAGATCTCCTTCGGGCAATGGTGGAAGACCATCTGGAAGTTCTTTATCTTCATGGTTCTGTTCGGATTGGTCGCGACTGTGATCTCCGGCCTACTGCCGATGTAG
- a CDS encoding sugar phosphate isomerase/epimerase has translation MDLSASTPRLRREQVAGMNIHYIMWSLDYFLDAQQRLGFKTIELWAAEPHVTLDHTGYFEADELRRKIESRGLSVSSLCPENVVYPWQYAARKPLHAQRSLAYFKHGIELAEVLGAPYMSINSGWGDWDEDREEAWKRSAEHLAILADYAGEHGVTLCMESLRPEESNLVVTLADARRMLDQVASPHLTPMVDTTAMGVAGESLEEWFAEFGDGAIRNMRFIDGDPYGHLVWGDGKHSMDDFVRVLNAHGFEGYLGQEITDGRYFDDPAAADRHNMDAFERYFVD, from the coding sequence ATGGATTTAAGCGCTTCCACACCCCGTCTGCGTCGCGAGCAGGTCGCCGGCATGAACATTCACTACATCATGTGGTCGCTCGATTACTTCCTTGATGCTCAGCAGCGCCTTGGCTTCAAAACCATCGAGCTTTGGGCGGCCGAGCCGCACGTGACGCTGGACCACACGGGGTATTTCGAGGCCGACGAGCTTCGCCGCAAGATCGAGTCCCGCGGACTCTCCGTGAGCTCCCTGTGTCCGGAGAACGTGGTGTATCCGTGGCAGTACGCTGCCAGAAAGCCCCTCCACGCGCAGCGGAGCCTCGCTTACTTTAAGCACGGCATCGAGCTCGCCGAGGTGCTCGGCGCCCCGTATATGTCCATCAACTCCGGTTGGGGCGATTGGGACGAGGACCGCGAGGAGGCTTGGAAGCGCTCTGCCGAGCACTTGGCGATTCTTGCGGACTATGCCGGCGAGCACGGCGTGACCCTCTGCATGGAGAGCCTGAGGCCGGAAGAGAGCAACTTGGTGGTTACACTCGCGGACGCCAGGCGCATGCTTGACCAAGTAGCCAGCCCGCACCTTACTCCAATGGTGGACACTACCGCTATGGGAGTCGCCGGCGAGAGCCTTGAAGAGTGGTTTGCCGAGTTTGGCGATGGTGCCATAAGGAACATGCGCTTCATTGATGGCGACCCATATGGCCATCTGGTTTGGGGCGATGGAAAGCACAGTATGGACGATTTCGTACGCGTCCTCAACGCGCATGGGTTCGAGGGCTATCTTGGTCAGGAGATCACCGATGGAAGGTATTTCGATGATCCCGCAGCAGCGGACCGGCACAACATGGACGCCTTCGAGAGGTATTTTGTCGACTAG
- a CDS encoding SIS domain-containing protein translates to MNAHDLIADAIAEKGGFDSVFWVACGGSLIDLLPAHELLKREATTFASEAYTAREFDIMRPKRLGEKSLVIACSHSGNTPEVIDACSIAKAAGATVIVQTDNAGSGIDNGEWTCWVYPWGEGVPQAEVPAGISLALASELLDQQEGYADLADMYEGIAKMDQILPAAREKVNAELCDRFAALCQDHKFLYILGSGPVFSQAYGFAICSLMEMQWQSCAYIHSGEYFHGPFEVTEPGVFYFLQMSSSECRAMDERALAFLETHTDTLMVLDAMEYGMDQVPASVRAFLDPILFYAMNCELRSARGKVFDHHPDVRRYMGIEKY, encoded by the coding sequence ATGAACGCACATGATCTTATCGCCGACGCAATCGCTGAAAAGGGCGGTTTCGATAGCGTCTTCTGGGTTGCCTGCGGCGGCTCCCTCATCGACCTGCTGCCCGCCCACGAGCTGCTCAAGCGCGAGGCGACTACGTTTGCCAGCGAGGCGTATACCGCCCGCGAGTTCGATATCATGCGTCCCAAGCGCCTGGGCGAAAAGTCCCTTGTCATCGCTTGCAGCCACTCCGGCAACACCCCCGAGGTAATCGATGCGTGCTCGATCGCCAAGGCGGCGGGCGCGACCGTTATCGTGCAGACGGACAACGCGGGTTCCGGCATCGATAACGGTGAGTGGACGTGCTGGGTATATCCGTGGGGCGAGGGAGTTCCGCAGGCGGAGGTGCCCGCCGGCATCTCTTTGGCTCTCGCTTCCGAGCTCCTGGATCAGCAGGAAGGTTATGCCGACCTTGCCGACATGTACGAAGGCATCGCCAAGATGGACCAGATCCTGCCTGCAGCTCGCGAGAAGGTCAACGCCGAACTCTGCGACCGTTTTGCCGCCCTGTGCCAGGACCACAAGTTCCTGTATATCTTGGGGTCCGGTCCCGTGTTTAGCCAGGCCTATGGCTTCGCTATCTGCTCGCTTATGGAGATGCAGTGGCAGAGCTGCGCCTATATCCACTCCGGCGAGTACTTCCACGGCCCCTTCGAGGTGACCGAGCCCGGAGTCTTCTACTTCCTGCAGATGTCTTCTAGTGAGTGCCGAGCCATGGATGAGCGCGCCCTCGCATTCCTCGAGACCCATACCGACACTCTTATGGTGCTCGACGCCATGGAGTACGGCATGGACCAAGTACCGGCGAGCGTTCGCGCGTTCCTTGATCCAATCCTGTTCTACGCGATGAACTGTGAGCTGCGCTCCGCTCGCGGCAAGGTGTTCGACCATCACCCGGACGTGCGTCGTTACATGGGCATCGAGAAGTACTAG
- a CDS encoding PfkB family carbohydrate kinase, translating to MAAYPISVLGFGDNVVDKYEHIKTMYPGGNAVNFAVFAKKLGVDRSAYMGIFGSDEEAEHVIASLEDEGVELLRCQQVLGVNGAARVTVDETGDRIFLGSNEGGIRGDMRYVIDRFAAEYVSGFDLVHSGNYCFTERELPKIKAAGVPISFDFSDDSTDEYFGQIAPFVTYAFMSMGDASLEDIKAKLEWVKALGPQIVCASRGSKGSVAYDGENFYEQGIKPVAPEELKDAMAAGDSLLTAFLVTYLSKKKAGECGEAAIRESLDFAAGFAAETCKIEGSWGHPLVYEN from the coding sequence ATGGCAGCCTATCCTATAAGCGTGCTTGGCTTTGGAGACAACGTTGTCGATAAGTACGAGCACATCAAGACCATGTATCCCGGCGGCAATGCAGTTAACTTCGCCGTCTTCGCCAAGAAGCTCGGCGTCGATCGCAGCGCCTACATGGGAATCTTCGGATCAGATGAGGAGGCCGAGCACGTTATAGCATCGCTCGAGGACGAGGGCGTCGAGCTTCTTCGCTGCCAGCAGGTCCTGGGCGTCAACGGCGCCGCTCGCGTGACCGTTGACGAGACCGGGGACCGTATCTTCCTGGGCTCCAATGAAGGCGGCATACGTGGCGACATGCGCTACGTGATAGACCGCTTCGCCGCCGAGTACGTCAGCGGCTTCGATTTGGTGCACAGCGGCAACTACTGCTTCACCGAGCGCGAGCTCCCCAAGATCAAGGCTGCCGGCGTGCCTATCAGCTTCGACTTCTCCGATGACTCCACCGACGAGTACTTCGGGCAGATTGCGCCATTTGTGACGTACGCCTTTATGTCCATGGGCGACGCTTCCCTGGAGGATATCAAGGCGAAGCTCGAGTGGGTGAAGGCCCTTGGCCCTCAAATCGTATGCGCATCGCGCGGGAGCAAGGGCTCCGTCGCCTATGACGGCGAAAACTTCTACGAGCAGGGCATCAAGCCCGTGGCGCCCGAGGAGCTCAAAGACGCTATGGCGGCCGGCGATTCACTGCTGACGGCGTTTTTGGTCACCTATCTTTCCAAGAAGAAGGCCGGCGAGTGCGGCGAGGCCGCGATTCGCGAGAGCTTGGACTTCGCTGCCGGTTTTGCGGCGGAGACCTGCAAGATCGAGGGCAGTTGGGGCCACCCGCTGGTCTACGAGAACTAG